Part of the Melitaea cinxia chromosome 6, ilMelCinx1.1, whole genome shotgun sequence genome is shown below.
CGGAGCCAacggatttaaaaaaatttagttccTTAAAATCCTAGTTAAAAGATATAATGTACTACTAATGAGTGTTTGTTTTAGGGGCTTGGTGGCGCTCGGGACTATATTAGCTGAATCACCGAACAAGATTGTTATACAAACGAAAATCGTAACAAACATCCAACTACAGAACAGACTTAAAACGGACAGCTCAACTATCGACCCTAACTTCAAAAAGATATCCGTTTGCTCTCTACAGATACTGAGAATGTTATGAACTTAGAGTGATACTTATTATAAAGGCTGGTTATTTATTACTTCATGtatgaaaaatacaaataaaaacgtaGACTGCTACAGAGCAACAgtgttataaattgtttttagtaattaatataaaacaaaaagaagtgaTCCTTATAACAATAGAAATAAGACTGCAATAAtatgtttgaaataatttcaataaatatattgatcTTTCGAAAATGTAGACTTGTATCACAATTATTTCGATCACCAAATGtagtaaaatacaatttttgtgacatgactttattaaataaaaaaaatatattcaattttatataaataaatgtcgtAATTCactaaaagtatatttttaaatatctacaatTAGTGTATAAACAATTAGTGTTTTTAAATTCAATGTTGTCGACAAGCGTCCATGTtaggaaattaattaattaatcgatTACAAATTATTGTATCCTTTACTCATAGCTATCATAATCTCCTTAAATATTCAACATGCCTTACAAATAATCTTTAGCATTGTGTAGATTATTCATGTCatcatatttcttaaataaacagCTTCTGCTTTTGAATACATAACAacgtaagtaaatattatttatttacgaaaagCAGGAAAATGATCCATACCACCATGTAAAgacacaatattaaaaataaaaaccaaaaaatatctttttttattaaatcaaaggATTTTAGTATAGAGACTGGTGGcataattagtaattaatattataaacatcacGAAAACTATCTGTAGAGAAAGTGTTATTAAGTTTagataattacaattaatacagGATAAACAGACAAATGAACCTTAGTAATAAAATCCTAGTACAAATTTTGCTACAGAACTAAAAGGGGTGAAGTGAACAATGTCTTATTGTGTGtgccaatttatttatttcttttgataaatattacaattattccTTGTTTTAATGCGTTTGAAACCtagagtttattattatactgaggtttttacaatacaaataattttattggatacaaaatcattataatatggtcatagatgaagtaaaaaaaagtagataatgcgcggcctttgttgttagtgaagccacaaaactcggctccttcaagtaaacacacgcgatcacgcacacatatgcatcaaactacgctcattttcgttagtatctcacggggcctcgtacagtaactttgccttcaaaatgccgttcttatgtaattaaatggtgcaaaaacaatatcaaagtgaataaaaagtctgaagaaatatcgtttcacacgtaagtacatacaaaactttatatttcttgttattccaaaataatattgaggttattcggaacttttaatttcgatgtcccgaaatgacgtaccgagggagtgttaccagtaatttttatttccattagcccaaaatgcgggtaagtaaattgtaggcaatcatagaaaaataattaagtagaaagtggacatcattattgtgttttttttatcgtgtgattttatgttttacctaaattgaagtcaatatgaatttttaactcgtttttgtctgtttaaatttgtgaattaactactcatattttactactaaatatcatgattttaggtttccaacgaatattttaataggagatagaataggtagctgctgtgcgactgagctgaaatgaactacaatgacagccatcctcatctagtgtggtttgttcaaaccattttgataaagctgacatgtacggaacaaaacgtggacttcgcagagtaccatcacgtatatactactacttactactaggtattttaatgttgaattttttgttctaggacctaccggatgagtcttaaattagtcgttaaccaagattcaatctttgatacacctaagaaaacataaactaagagaaaagttaaaaaagcaggaactttatttaaaacaaaatgtaaaaaaattaaatcattacagcaaagagttcgacgtctttaaaacaggaacttgcccttcagaggaatcatcaattacttaaaaacgcaattttcattgacacagatttatataattcattaaatcaaaacatggctgcaatagatttatttaacaatttgaagcaaaaaaggagtaaatatatttaaaactataaacagatttttattttcgcatacccattttacctatattaaattaattgtgtttaatcccatttaataaaattttcagggactttttttaaaaagtgtcaacacttcactcactcacacatattaaaaaaagtggcttcacttttttgttctaagtgcgttatctattctttttacttgatctatgaatatggtttaaaaaaattaacctacaaTAAAAATGACTAACATATAACAGACCTTTTGTCACTGAAATATTATACcagcattttttatatatattaagagttGCTAATGAAGGTACTATGTTAGctcaaaagttatttattattataattattttaaataataataacaatagatTATATGACAGCTTAAATATCACATAACATCACCGTTATTACTTCCACATGTACACTTCATATTAATGCCATAGATTCGAATTTCCTTTACTTATAGCATATatacagtataatatttatatatcaacaTACAAAACAAtggttttatgaaaataaaatattttgatgcaACAAAGTCATaacaacatattttatataaattcaagCACaagaaataatgtttaataatattttaagcttaCTTGGGTTCATTAACAATTACTTTAGTAATAggtataatttagaaataacatTGCATATTTAACTTACAGTTTTAGCTACTTATGACTGTTGCACCAGACATACTATATGCATAATATGATTACttctttttctttaattctTCAAAACGTCTGTTCAGATCTTCAAAGTCAATTTCATCGGGTGCAGTTGGATCGGAAGCATTTGAGTTATTCGATGCATTAGAGGCGCTATGAGGCACTGAAGGTAGTACTTCAGATGGGACGGAAGGTAGCTCTGGTAATTCAGGAAAGAAGTTGTTTTGAGGTGGTTTGTTTCTCGGTTGAGGTGTTGGTACATGTGCAggctgtaaaaataaaatattgctaaattatatgtatgtatgtataattgtatatattaaaattttaatagttattttatctGTGGAACTAGAACTGAAAGTTTAAAACATCACTTTACGTCATAAATATCATCCATGCACTGAATGGTAAGTTACCAGAGGCAAAGGATTTTTTCATACAAGAGTAAGATGGGAGGAAAGTTGTATACAAAAAACACTAAAATGCAATTTTACTACAAGCGTATTTGATGTACATGATGAATTaagtaaactaaataataactacaaaataattttactacttttacaaataaaaaaagtgtttcgtgttaaatgataaataattgtagAGAAagtgtgttatttattataaatcaagacttaattaaaaatatgtaaacttATGTATACAGTTATGTCACagtcaaaataaaatgttaccaaATCATGAGCGATGCTGTCATAAGCGGGAGGTAGGTTGTTCATTTCCTCCTGTAATATGAAACAATGCAttctaactaaataaataatacattttatttaaatttaaattaaataattatacatctAATATATTACAACTATTAACATGACAATATTctgttatctatatatataaaaatttggtgCCATGATGTATGTTAGCGACAAACTCCAAAAccactgaaccaatttttatcaaatttcgtaagcatctgtaatttgttttaacttgggagatagggtacttttatctcaatatttgttattgcaaattaaatgtttattatactactttaatgtgtatttatcggttagttctatTAAATCCCAAAAGATTGCagtttggcatctaagttgtacagatatattttttatttatttaaaaatattttttttaagttgtcaGCTGTGTGCACTAGTGCTCTCGAtatctttgtattttaataagaataagTGTGAATTGTgcaattaaacttttaaatatgtaatctaAGCTAAAAGCcactataaattgtattatctCGGAAAAATCACAAAGAAGCACGGCAGTTATTAccaatataaatttacaaagtcGTGCGAATCGTTGTTTCTACCCTCATTGGTTTGTTTTTTCCACCTGTCAACGGTCTAAGCATAGACAACTGTGTTGCCATAACGGAAGCAAATTATCATCGTAGGAACTTCAAAttatgaaattgaaaataagtCCTAAAGGCAAAACGGGTTCAAAATGTCATGCGTAACCAAATGATAATAAGAAATCCGTGTCATGTGATTCGTGTAGGGGCAATGCATGGGTTATCACCTACAGAACCGTCTTGTGTGACAGCTATAAATCAACTATGGCACAGCTACcatttattatgaaaaagttAGATGAAGTGGATAAAGAAGTATAACAATTGAGACTACGCCAAATTACGCTCACTACTGAATCAGCAATACAGGAGCTAGCTGAAcgtggtaataataataataataatattgtttattgcacaccattaaaagatacaaacaaaagtagtataattagaggaagatgtacaaaggcggtcttatcgctaaaagagcgatttcttcaaaaaaaaaaaggtaaaagggctaataacttaataatatacCGAAATCATCTTCTGACGAACTACTTCAGCGGCAAGAGCATGATACAAAGGAGTGTAAAGCGATAGTTGCTAGTCTCACTAAATAGGTTAATTGTGATTTTTGCAAATCTGCTAATAGGATCCTAGCGTCTTCAGTCTGACTTATCGTGAATAACAAACTGGTCAAAGGAGTGGATTCTTAAACTGAATGTAGACAAGTGTATTGTATTACATATAGGTACTCGAAATCCTCACCAGCCTTATGAAAAAGAAGGAATACCTTTAAAAAAAGTCAGCAATCAAGTCGACTTGAGCGTACATATCACTGAAAACCTTAAATGGGAGCACCACATCGCAGCTATAATTAAAAAGGCATATAGCTTCATTTACATCATAAGGAAAGCTTTTGGACATCTTACACCCGAAatgatgttaaaaatatacaaatcatTTGTGATGCCTATCTTGGAGTACGCCTTTCAAATCTGgagttcttattttaaaaaagatattgatATACTGGAAAAGGTTCAAAGTAGATTTACAAAGAACTTTAAAGAATAAATCTTATGAAGAAAGATTAAGAGTACTAAGATTGTCGACTTTGAAGGAATGAGGAGCGAGGCGACTTGATTGAAACATTTAATACTGCATGGGCATTACGATCTAGTGAACTTTGTTAAACCATTATTTCAGTACTAACAAAATACCCATTTAAGATGACATCACCTTAAATTGTCAAAGGTATCATATAATAACTCGCATAAGTATTTTTTTGCTAATAGGGTTGTGAAGGCTTGGAACAGGTTGCCACCAGATGTGATATCTGCACAATCCACCAACCAGTTGAAGAATAGACTGGATGCATAAAtgctacaaaaaataatttgttatttgcAGTCGGATACAGGCTTTTATCACTTGTCTCAACTGCCTgcctgttataaaataataataatatccagTAGATGGCGCCGAATTTCTATTTCTGGATTATAGGTGGCacgtttgaatatagaatttacatatatttcaataaaatataattactgagCCACGGCAACGCATGTCTGGGTCAACtagtagttgtataaaaaagattatctactaatgtgaataaaaattaaactaaagaTGTCCAAAATTTAGCTAAAAAATAAGACagcaaatatacatttaaagctaaagaaatttaaaaaatgcattAAGAGAAATCTACATTCAAGATGAAATGTAAGctttttagttaataaaattaacgaatattttaatttacctgtaaaaagctgttatttaaTGTGGCAGATTCAACACCGGGAGGCACATTATAGACCATAGGTTTGCTTGATTCTCCAAAGCCTGGAGGTGTAGCAATAAATCCACCAGCTTTACCCCCAGATGGTtgctaaaattttacaatttgtgtaaattattttttaccaaatgtgaataaatgtaattaataatgtgAATTTGGAAAATTTtgcttttatcaatatttttttagactaTATAACACATCAaatgaatgtaaaaaataatgaattgcCATAATATCTGCCCGCATAACTTCCTAACTACTGTATCACATtagtttttttgtgtttgttattgccatattttttatatatataagcggGTAAAAAGACAGACAACATATCTTATAagatttatacatacatattgatAATTAAATGGTTTCACTGATGGTGGAGGCATACTTGATGTCTGTGGCAACGGGGGTGGAGGGTACCCAATGAAACCAGGAGGATTCGGAGGCCCATTTATATCTATCAGCATAGCATCACGACCTGTAACAAgacaataaaactaatttatactaaaattttaaaagaaaatatttgtttgtgaaGGTTTGATATGTTCCAAAACTACAGAACTGATTTCAAGTGTCAAACATAGTCAGCTATTCCTGCAATACACAACTTATGTctttgttttaggtaacagctgaccgacatacatatttataagtagttattttacaccagttataaaaattaacaaaagtatTATACAACTAACTAGTCTTGCAGTTTTATGTGtacttataagtataataatctttattgtacaacaagGACAATTACAATATAATGACATTTACAAAGAAgacataacttttaaattacacGCACAATTAGTAGCCTTGTCACTAGATTGTGTGTACTTAGTTCTATGGAAATTTTAGAACATACTAGTATTTGTTGCATGAAATAATAATACCAACCCTCAAAAACTATTGGAACATATTAATACAGATTTGTTATAACAATTTACTCAAAACTtggaacaagataaaatagCATACTTACTCTCTTCCTCCCTCATCACTTGCTC
Proteins encoded:
- the LOC123654214 gene encoding IST1 homolog; this encodes MFSTNPNYSKLKTHLRLAINRLKLIEKKKTELAQKARKEIAEYIAAGKSERAKIRVEHIIREDYMVEAMEIVEMYCDLVLARFGLVTQMKELDEGLSEAISTLIWVAPRMHTDIQELKIISDLFTAKYGKIYADACRNESVNTISDKLKHKMSVQSPPKILVERYLIEIAKNYNVEYTPDEQVMREEESRDAMLIDINGPPNPPGFIGYPPPPLPQTSSMPPPSVKPFNYQYQPSGGKAGGFIATPPGFGESSKPMVYNVPPGVESATLNNSFLQEEMNNLPPAYDSIAHDLPAHVPTPQPRNKPPQNNFFPELPELPSVPSEVLPSVPHSASNASNNSNASDPTAPDEIDFEDLNRRFEELKKKK